Proteins encoded by one window of Clostridium bornimense:
- a CDS encoding cohesin domain-containing protein: MDNLNILDKSINMNDEMMGKKIYIDRDWIDIDKSVGIVSDVIIHMNAYSISKLIGIEENFKVLLRNKDYAIVGNSIVLYKEFISLLEEGKNTLSFIFDNNEERKVCINIIEDKDISLDLIIGKANGEREDRIVVPIMIEGITENGLNAFNFSLSFDNNRFSNIKIFPGSICVNPEVTLFTDINEDSGTISIMYCDSVGDGTEAIYKDGIFIELEMNIKEEAPFGDSEINMNQIGIFADINDSLYNLKFQSGLITVDGLVNAEILTPTTTFDLNDFVDVYVDIIFNENILEKIILGDTVLKENVDYFINNDNVVLTKEFLKTLEEGQKEFVFEFEECEDILLYVDIFRGNKKIKIEINDVSVTKGTSVVAPVSIEGVTEEKLSAFNFALSYDNNKMKNVAVVAKDICVNPDVTLFSDVNEDKGIISIMYCDSKGDGSESICKDGPFIDIEFDVDSNVENDISSFVISDCGVFVDTEDQLYDLRFIGGNINIENEGKDPELITEAIEVDMDNLNDIEVKLDFNGNSLVSISDGNSKLENNKDYVIKDKSVILSKGYLKSLNIGTTPLIFQFTYGQNKILMINVNKSVENLQLSIGSSKGKHGEKVILPISLSGVTENKLGTINFSIKYNTDKFENINVIPRELCINPESTLFADINRDSGIIVIRYFDTSGTGMEAISEDGVFIDLEMDICKNAEVGVESIKLSRLGIFADMNNSLYEINVKAGLVNILEGEVENKEIVNDRLEMNVDNNSNKSLDLNVCSVLGKQGSRVTVPVIFKGITDEKLSAFNFSLKYDNSKFENVKVISQGSCINPEETLFSGVNNEAGIISIMYCDSTGTGIDSIAQDGVFLNLEFDIKGNSEIGVSDITLNKLGVFTDAKGGLYDVNFIGGSISILKSQDKDSTINKSVDKFDKEDPFDVIVDMNLNGNNLVHIMNRDEILLKGRDYLVKGETVIITKEYLDILPLGDEVLTFKFSSGKDQVLMVNIDQSKPKLVNAEININSSVFDLASPLEIPIKVLLNGNCFRDIKHGALTLNEGKDYILEGNTIVLTKRYLESMDVGVKLLNINFTSGQTIPFTINVINSMEDEGKFSINVASIEAKAGDIITIPVYVRGTPKQGVEAFDFRLSYEGQFLDVIDVKSGEVVVNADKNLKYYSNAKRHLIYVTYIDYECLGNDAIQYDGVLLYVTFKIKDETSRGPVKVEPNNDDPVFSDFDGNNYDFDFNGGVITVI; encoded by the coding sequence ATGGATAATTTAAATATTTTAGATAAAAGTATTAATATGAATGATGAGATGATGGGGAAAAAAATATATATAGATCGAGATTGGATTGATATAGATAAAAGTGTAGGTATAGTATCAGATGTAATAATCCATATGAATGCATATAGTATTTCTAAATTAATAGGTATAGAAGAAAACTTTAAAGTGTTATTAAGAAACAAAGATTATGCTATAGTAGGTAATTCAATAGTTTTATATAAAGAGTTTATATCACTATTAGAAGAAGGAAAAAATACTCTTTCTTTTATATTTGATAATAATGAGGAAAGAAAAGTTTGTATAAATATTATTGAAGATAAAGATATAAGTTTGGACTTAATAATAGGAAAAGCTAATGGAGAAAGAGAAGATAGAATTGTAGTACCAATAATGATTGAAGGTATAACAGAAAATGGACTAAATGCTTTTAATTTTTCTCTTTCATTTGATAATAATAGATTTAGTAATATAAAAATCTTCCCTGGTAGTATATGTGTCAATCCAGAAGTAACTTTATTTACTGATATTAATGAAGATAGTGGAACAATATCAATAATGTACTGTGATTCCGTGGGAGATGGAACTGAAGCAATATATAAAGATGGAATATTTATAGAATTAGAAATGAATATAAAAGAAGAAGCTCCATTTGGAGATAGTGAAATAAATATGAATCAAATAGGTATATTTGCTGATATTAATGATTCACTATATAATCTAAAATTCCAATCAGGATTAATTACAGTAGATGGGCTAGTAAATGCAGAAATTCTTACACCTACAACTACTTTTGATTTAAATGATTTTGTAGATGTTTATGTAGATATAATATTTAATGAAAATATTTTAGAAAAGATAATATTAGGTGATACTGTTCTAAAGGAAAATGTAGATTATTTTATAAATAATGACAATGTAGTTTTAACAAAGGAATTCTTAAAGACTTTAGAAGAGGGACAAAAGGAATTTGTTTTCGAATTTGAAGAATGTGAAGATATTTTATTATATGTTGATATTTTTAGAGGAAACAAGAAAATTAAAATTGAAATTAATGATGTTTCTGTAACAAAAGGTACATCAGTAGTAGCACCTGTAAGTATAGAAGGCGTAACAGAAGAAAAGCTAAGTGCTTTTAATTTTGCATTAAGTTATGACAATAATAAAATGAAAAATGTAGCAGTAGTGGCAAAAGATATATGTGTAAATCCTGATGTGACATTATTTTCTGACGTAAATGAAGATAAGGGAATAATATCAATAATGTACTGTGATTCTAAAGGTGATGGAAGTGAATCTATTTGCAAGGATGGTCCATTTATAGATATTGAATTTGATGTAGATAGTAACGTAGAAAATGATATAAGTAGTTTTGTAATAAGTGATTGCGGAGTATTTGTAGATACAGAGGATCAATTATATGATTTAAGATTTATTGGTGGAAATATTAATATTGAGAATGAGGGTAAAGATCCAGAGTTAATTACAGAAGCAATAGAGGTAGATATGGATAATCTCAATGATATAGAAGTAAAATTGGACTTCAATGGTAATAGTTTAGTATCCATAAGTGATGGTAATAGTAAATTAGAGAATAATAAGGACTATGTTATCAAAGATAAAAGTGTTATTCTTAGTAAAGGATACTTAAAATCATTAAATATAGGTACAACACCTCTTATATTTCAATTTACTTATGGACAAAATAAAATATTAATGATTAATGTAAATAAATCAGTAGAGAATCTTCAGTTATCAATTGGATCATCTAAAGGAAAACATGGAGAAAAAGTTATATTACCAATTAGTCTTAGTGGAGTAACAGAGAATAAATTAGGAACAATTAATTTTTCAATTAAGTATAATACAGATAAATTTGAAAATATAAATGTTATACCTAGAGAATTATGTATTAATCCAGAATCAACATTATTTGCAGATATAAATAGAGATAGTGGAATAATAGTTATTCGTTATTTTGACACTTCAGGAACAGGAATGGAAGCTATATCAGAAGATGGTGTATTTATTGATTTAGAAATGGATATTTGTAAAAATGCTGAAGTTGGAGTTGAATCAATAAAATTAAGTAGATTAGGTATTTTCGCTGATATGAATAATTCATTATATGAAATCAATGTAAAAGCAGGATTAGTAAATATATTAGAAGGAGAAGTTGAGAATAAGGAAATAGTTAATGATAGATTAGAAATGAATGTAGATAATAATTCTAATAAGTCATTAGATTTGAATGTATGTTCTGTTTTAGGAAAGCAAGGATCAAGGGTAACAGTACCTGTTATTTTTAAAGGTATAACCGATGAAAAGTTAAGTGCTTTTAATTTTTCATTAAAATATGATAATAGTAAGTTTGAAAATGTTAAGGTTATTTCACAAGGATCATGTATAAATCCAGAGGAAACATTATTTTCAGGGGTAAATAATGAGGCCGGCATTATATCTATCATGTACTGTGATTCTACCGGAACAGGAATAGATTCTATTGCACAGGATGGTGTTTTTCTAAATTTAGAATTTGATATAAAAGGAAATTCAGAAATAGGAGTAAGTGACATAACTTTAAATAAATTAGGTGTATTTACTGATGCTAAAGGTGGATTGTATGATGTTAATTTTATAGGTGGGTCTATTTCTATACTAAAATCTCAAGATAAGGACTCAACTATAAATAAAAGCGTTGATAAGTTCGATAAAGAAGATCCTTTTGATGTAATCGTAGATATGAATCTAAATGGTAATAATTTAGTTCATATAATGAATAGAGATGAGATTTTATTAAAGGGAAGAGATTATTTAGTTAAGGGTGAAACTGTAATAATAACTAAAGAATATTTGGACATATTGCCACTAGGAGATGAAGTATTAACTTTTAAATTTAGTTCAGGAAAAGATCAAGTTCTTATGGTAAACATTGATCAAAGTAAGCCGAAGTTAGTGAATGCGGAAATAAATATAAATTCATCAGTTTTTGATTTAGCAAGTCCATTAGAAATTCCTATTAAGGTGTTGTTAAATGGTAATTGCTTTAGAGATATAAAACATGGTGCATTAACTTTAAATGAAGGAAAAGACTATATTTTAGAAGGAAATACAATTGTTTTAACTAAAAGATATCTAGAATCTATGGATGTTGGTGTGAAATTATTAAATATAAACTTCACATCAGGACAAACTATACCTTTTACTATCAATGTTATTAATAGTATGGAGGATGAAGGGAAGTTTTCTATTAATGTAGCTTCAATAGAAGCAAAAGCTGGAGACATAATCACTATACCAGTGTATGTGAGAGGAACTCCTAAACAAGGGGTAGAAGCATTTGACTTTAGACTAAGTTATGAAGGACAATTTTTAGATGTTATTGATGTAAAATCTGGAGAAGTTGTAGTTAATGCAGATAAAAATTTAAAGTATTATTCAAATGCGAAGAGACATTTAATTTATGTAACTTATATTGATTATGAATGCCTAGGAAATGATGCAATACAATATGATGGAGTGTTACTTTATGTAACATTTAAGATAAAAGACGAGACGTCAAGGGGACCAGTTAAGGTAGAACCTAATAATGATGATCCTGTATTTTCAGATTTTGATGGTAATAATTATGACTTTGATTTCAATGGAGGTGTAATAACTGTAATATAG
- a CDS encoding sensor histidine kinase codes for MHALVFNMLYPLILSLMIVLPVANLCFVKNNIRALVIYTFLNYCVLALTVMYKSTSGSFFFCNLSSSYLIASVLIYIFIVYRNLTYALITSIFILISNMISDGIVGAITIVVFNIEYEGLSNNYPLYSIIGIAILFTTTIISLIFRIVALKMSKKYINFKKYGQIGFLSIFVLATMLGIFLIYIYLCGYLLPNWDSRSISLHMILIIFLSTVCLTMLYSVTKAIKNMFEQEYKEKEYSQLKEYTDLLENVSTDLRKFKHDYINILLTLGGYIDEGDLNGLKEFYNKDLLPETGKHVTKNKNLSLLQHIKTSPLKALLSSKLITSQSHNIETRIELIDDIDNIPMNTIDICRIIGILLDNAIEAADLCEKKSLHFAGIKTDDSIIFIVRNSCLPDTPPVYKIYEKDFSTKGDGHGIGLKTVREIINRDYKNVILNTKIENCIFSQELIINL; via the coding sequence ATGCATGCTTTAGTTTTTAATATGCTCTATCCACTGATATTATCTCTTATGATAGTATTACCAGTTGCTAATTTATGTTTTGTTAAAAATAATATTAGAGCTTTAGTGATTTATACATTTCTTAATTACTGTGTACTAGCATTAACAGTAATGTATAAATCTACATCAGGTTCATTTTTCTTCTGTAACCTGAGTTCATCATATTTAATAGCAAGTGTATTAATTTATATTTTTATAGTATATAGAAATCTTACTTATGCTTTGATAACATCTATTTTCATATTAATCAGTAATATGATTAGTGACGGAATTGTTGGTGCTATAACAATAGTTGTATTTAATATTGAGTATGAAGGACTATCTAACAACTATCCCTTATACTCTATAATAGGTATAGCGATACTATTTACAACAACTATTATAAGTCTAATTTTTAGAATAGTAGCATTAAAAATGAGTAAAAAATATATTAATTTTAAGAAATATGGACAGATAGGTTTTCTATCAATTTTTGTCTTAGCTACAATGCTAGGTATATTTTTAATTTATATTTATTTATGTGGATATCTTCTTCCAAATTGGGACAGCAGAAGTATCTCACTTCACATGATTCTAATTATATTTTTGTCTACAGTATGTTTAACAATGCTTTATTCTGTAACGAAGGCAATTAAAAATATGTTTGAACAAGAGTATAAAGAAAAAGAATATTCTCAATTGAAAGAGTATACAGACTTGTTAGAAAATGTTTCTACCGATTTAAGAAAGTTTAAACATGATTATATCAATATTCTTCTTACACTAGGTGGATATATTGACGAAGGCGACCTTAATGGCTTAAAAGAATTTTATAATAAAGATCTCCTTCCTGAGACAGGAAAACATGTTACTAAAAATAAAAACTTATCCTTATTGCAACATATTAAAACAAGTCCATTAAAAGCGCTATTATCATCAAAATTAATTACATCTCAGTCCCACAATATTGAAACTAGAATTGAATTAATAGATGACATTGATAATATACCTATGAATACTATTGATATATGTAGAATTATAGGTATACTTTTGGATAATGCTATAGAAGCAGCAGATTTATGTGAAAAGAAATCTCTTCACTTCGCTGGTATAAAAACCGATGATAGTATTATATTTATTGTTAGAAATTCTTGTCTTCCTGATACACCTCCTGTTTATAAAATCTACGAAAAAGATTTTTCTACTAAAGGTGATGGACATGGCATAGGACTAAAAACCGTAAGAGAAATTATAAATAGAGATTATAAAAATGTTATATTAAATACTAAAATAGAAAATTGTATATTTTCTCAAGAACTAATAATAAATCTATAA
- a CDS encoding LytR/AlgR family response regulator transcription factor, producing MLDIIICEDNTTQRKNLESIIENEVRSAHIKIALSTNNPNEVIQYVQDSKSQNFIYFLDIDLQSNINGLELSKILRQHDPMGYIVFLTSHAELTLLTFQYKVRAMDFIIKADTNMIKDRIVDCINEAFNDLKNIKVQNTNTIPINIGNNITFFDMDDILFFETSSKEHKIRIHTTSGHSEFYGSLKDIETKLSSDFYKPHRSYIVNTKKIKSIDKDQLIINMINGEICYVSSRYLKGLLKKCML from the coding sequence ATGCTTGATATTATAATTTGTGAAGATAACACTACTCAAAGAAAAAACTTAGAAAGTATTATTGAAAATGAAGTAAGAAGTGCTCACATTAAAATTGCATTATCTACTAATAATCCTAACGAAGTAATTCAATATGTACAAGATTCTAAATCACAGAATTTTATTTATTTTTTAGATATAGATCTCCAAAGTAACATAAATGGACTAGAATTATCTAAAATTTTGAGACAACATGATCCAATGGGTTACATTGTATTTTTAACTTCTCATGCCGAACTTACGCTATTAACTTTTCAATATAAAGTTCGTGCTATGGATTTTATAATAAAAGCTGACACTAATATGATAAAAGATAGGATTGTAGATTGTATAAATGAAGCATTCAATGATTTGAAGAATATTAAAGTTCAAAATACCAATACTATCCCTATAAATATTGGTAATAATATAACATTCTTCGATATGGATGATATACTATTTTTTGAAACTTCTAGCAAAGAGCATAAAATACGTATTCATACCACTAGTGGTCATTCTGAATTTTATGGTTCATTAAAGGATATAGAAACAAAATTATCATCAGATTTCTATAAACCTCACAGATCTTATATTGTCAATACAAAAAAAATAAAATCAATAGATAAAGATCAACTTATTATTAATATGATAAATGGAGAGATATGCTATGTATCTTCTAGATACTTGAAGGGATTGTTAAAGAAATGCATGCTTTAG
- a CDS encoding DUF368 domain-containing protein produces MQFWANFFKGIAISISQIVPGVSGGTIAMILGIYDKLIHAVNNIVKDFKNQYRILLEVGLGAIIGIFLFSNMVKKLLDNYPIPLGYFFIGVILGGAPLMYKKATEKQRSKRGIIFLILGIIAVMLMSGNYKSNSELITSLTIVNFIWLFIGGFIIAIALILPGISGSFMLLILGLYNTVINSITEFNIPILIPIVLGGLVGTIATAKAIDKLLNKFPNETYMIILGFILGSIVEVFPGFNGLESIVGIILGIIGFLFIYFISKNE; encoded by the coding sequence ATGCAGTTTTGGGCTAACTTTTTTAAAGGGATAGCTATAAGTATTTCACAGATTGTGCCAGGGGTTAGTGGTGGAACTATAGCGATGATATTAGGAATATACGATAAACTTATACATGCAGTAAATAATATTGTTAAGGATTTTAAAAATCAGTATAGGATTTTACTAGAGGTCGGATTAGGAGCTATAATAGGGATATTTTTATTTAGTAACATGGTAAAAAAACTACTTGATAATTATCCTATACCATTAGGCTATTTTTTTATTGGTGTTATTTTAGGTGGAGCACCATTGATGTATAAAAAAGCTACAGAAAAACAAAGAAGTAAAAGAGGAATTATATTTTTGATATTGGGTATAATTGCTGTAATGCTAATGAGTGGTAATTATAAAAGTAATTCAGAGTTAATAACCTCACTGACAATAGTTAATTTTATATGGTTATTTATAGGAGGTTTTATAATTGCTATAGCATTAATACTGCCAGGAATAAGTGGGTCCTTTATGTTGTTAATATTAGGATTATATAATACTGTAATTAATTCTATAACAGAATTTAATATACCTATTTTGATTCCGATAGTATTAGGTGGACTAGTAGGAACTATAGCTACAGCTAAAGCTATTGACAAACTTTTAAATAAGTTTCCAAATGAGACTTATATGATTATTTTAGGATTTATATTAGGATCTATAGTTGAGGTTTTTCCTGGATTTAATGGTCTTGAAAGTATAGTAGGTATTATATTAGGTATAATAGGTTTCTTATTTATTTATTTTATTAGTAAAAATGAATAA